The Arachis ipaensis cultivar K30076 chromosome B03, Araip1.1, whole genome shotgun sequence region TTCTGTATAGCAAGAAACTTCTCCCTTCCTTCAGGGTTTTTGTCAGGATGATATTTCATAGCAAGTTTTCGATATTGTCGCTTTAACTTTTCCTCGTCAATATTTTCAATTTGCTTTGATAAGCTAGATGTTTCATCTGATACCTCCGAAGAGTGCTTTTTATTTACATCATCACCAGATACATCCTCCAAGGATATTTCAAGGATCTTGCAAGCTGCTTCTTCAGAAAGATCCATAGGTTTTCTCGTCAACTCTTCACGCCACATTACAAGTAAGGACTGCAGAAACTCTACATGCTCAACAATAGGCCAATTTGGAAAGCGGATCTCATCGCATAGATTCCTCAGGTAATAACGATGACACCACATTTCATCTCTAAGTTCAGGGTATGTAACTGGAGGCATTGGGGCATAGTCATATAAAACATGGCAATGCTGTGACAATTTCTGTGGAAAATCACCAAGGTGTTGCAAAACCTGATAAAGACAGTGAACAGGGATATATTGAACCGCATGAACAATATCGGAAAGGTAGTTTGGGAAGTACACTTGTATTCTATAAAAATATACACATCAGATCTTAATTTGTAATACCTGACGTATTAAATTTTCTGCCCTCATTTTATGAGTCCATATTATCTCAGGAGTGTCAGAATCAGATACCATTGCTGCAGCAAATGCTGCTGGACCACTGCGCTCCAATACATACAACAAAGATTCAGGAAGAAGTCCACCAAGAACACTACGTTTTGCCAAAGGCAATGAAGTTGAAACCGCAGCCTCTTCGCCACCATGAAATGCTTGGTGGACATGGGTGACAGCAAAGAGTTGCCCAATTGAAAGTAGATTAGATCCTGGATAAGCCAGTGCAAAATAAAATGCACCGGTGCTGTATAGACGTATCATGGCTTTGGGATTCCTGGTAACAATGGCCTTCAACAATGCAGCAGCTGCCTCAACAATACTTGGTTCCCCAGAGAGAATGGCCTGAATTCATAAAACAACCCACCCCCCAACACACACACAACGAAAGagggaaaaaatgaaaagaaaaataaaaactagattaaaatattatattaatgaATTATTTGGAAgggtagaaaatactaaaaatcaACTGAAACCATACTATCACATAGCAAACAACTTGAACTAAATATGATAAAGTTAACAAGCAATGAGACAATTCCTATAATCTTTGAGAAAGAAATTTTATTATAGTAGTATATCAGAACAAACATATTTTCATACATGGCCAAATAATAAGGAAAAACCTTTAAAGTACCTGTGCAATGTGAGGAAGGCAACGTGGACTTGACAAGATTCGTTTTACTCTAGGAGTTGGAGTAACAATTTCTCCAGCATCATCTAAATCTGAATGTGCAGACACCATGCTATGCAATATGGACAAAGCTGCATCTCCAACCTGAAGGCAAGAACCATGGTCAGGAAAGCACCATGAAAATATAATGAAAGCATAAATAAGACATATACATGTTCCAAGAGAAATGACATCTTTCCAGCTAGCAACATGCCAATTTTCAGAAGAATATAACAGGCACAGAAACTTgaggtttaaaaaaaaaaattgcttcATCTAAGAAGGTTGGGTAATTTTTTGCAAATGTAAGCAAGTTAAAGATAGAATTGTAATTGGTAAATAAGTTATTATAGGAGATTGAAGATAGTGGCACTGGCACCTAAACATATGTTGCTTTTCTCATTAGATTTTTTGTaccaaagataaataaataaataaattcaagtCATCAAGAATAATAAGTAAGGTTTCAGTTCATGAAAGATTAATAGCATAAAAAAAACCAATTCATGCCACATATCATGATATCAGACAAGATATAATCAAGAATTCGAGATAGAGAAAAATATTTACAGAACAATTGATGTTTATATGAATATAACATTATCTTCCACCAAAGATGATGGCTCTACCTGAGGTGGGGTAAGGACAGGAACTCTAAGGGCAAGTGCCCAGCGAAGCTCACGAATATCACGCAACTTCTTCCAATCTAGCATCCCAGAGGCCCAACACCTTGTTGTCCAATCAATAGCCTTCTTGGACCATAACCTTCTAATAGCATCTTTTTCCACAGGTCCAATTTGAGCACCTTCTCTGTCGATATACATCCATTCCTTGAGTGGCTCCATGAAAGCCGTAGCAgcaatcaaatttgattgcaaagGAATAGCTGTCCTCTCCGAAGCTTCATGGACCACTGTAAGAAGATCGACAGCTAATACACAGCCTCCAACTAGAACACAAGCCTCTACATTAGCTAAATCCTTCATCAAAGCCTGAAATTGAGTTAAATTAACTTTGAGTAGAGCTAGTAAAGTGAAATcaccaaaaggaaagaaaaaacaaGAAAGAATAAGTAGATTAAATTTACAAAGAccttcaaaagaaaaagaagtctGTGTCTCAGAGCTCTGTCATCTGTCCTGTCCAGGAGAACAGTAATGTGAGCAGTGCCTGAAAAAGGACCAACAGTCTTGTAGTGCTGCTCATATACAATTGCCATTGCCCTTGCACAAAGCTCTCTCACTGATGAACCACCACCGCCACCAAAACCATCTAGTCTACCCATATCACACCAATCATCTGATGCACCTAGTTCATCAGGAACAGCCCCATCTACAGTAAGCCCTGTGTCTGCATCACATAAAAAACGATGGTAAAGTGCTCTAAAGAAAGCATCTGGATCACGCAACGGGAAGTCTTGTGCCCTGCCACCACTGCCACTCTCAAGCAGGAGACGCAGATAATATTGGCCCACACAAACTTCTTTTGACAGGCTTGGGTAACGAACGGAAAATTCAGCATAGTTCCAAGATATTTGCGGGACATTCTCAATCCCTGTTGCCATTTCAAGGATAGCACCCCCAGGAACAATATCTTCAGTACGCTCTTTTTCAACATCTAGTTTATGGACTTCAGCTTGCAAAGATTCTCTTAACTCTTGCCTAGTACGCTCATTCCAAATCAAATCTGCACGATTGTGATCAAGACCAAACGCTCGCCAGAATTCAGGCCAGTTACATAGAAGCCGACCAGAACCCACGGGAGTGTTCTCCACCACAACTTGAGCAGGAGCTGGAACATCTGCATTCTGCAAGCCAACTGCATTGCCATCAGGATCAACTGAATTTGATAAATCAGGTACCTTTGCTTCATTTGAGTTTGCAGATGGACAAGTAGCTGAGGCCACAACAGTTGAATACCCATTTTGTGTGACTGCTGTAGGAGATCCACTGGACAAATTTTCATTAGTATGAACAACAGAAGATTGAATATCTGAAGCCTGTCCAGAGCTTGGCTCAAGAGCAGCTCTATGGTAGTTGTCTGAGCCCCTAATAATGGCACTCCCTGTCTGCCTACCCGAATCTGAAACATCAAAATTATTAGCTGAAGCAAAGGGTTGTTCTTGAGAGGTTAGTCCTCTCCCGATGCGACTTTTCCTCTGCTGAAGTAAGCGTCTTTTTCTTCTCCCAATTGATGACTCCTCTTGATTCGTTTCTTCATCTTGAACTCCATCAGAGCGTGTATGCAAATAAGCAACAAGTCCAGGAGGCAGAATTCGAGACAATAGCTCCAAAGCGGGTTGATAGGAATCCGCCCAAAGAGCAACAAGTTGTCGACTAACTTCACGGCGTTCACCAGCAGGAAGGAAAAAAGCGTGCAATAAATGCCTCAACAAAGCACCATCACGCAGAGAAGCCTCTCGCATGGACTCCGCAGCAATAGCATCTTCTTCAGCAATTGATCGCATAATAACAGCTACTGTTTCTCTAACACTTTCGGCAGGATGACCAAATAGTGCAAACAAACGACGCTTTAACCCAGCAACTTGGCGCAACAACTCAACAAAAACATTATATTGAGTAGTTTCCCCAAGTGGATCACAAATCATAGCCTCGAGCACTTCAACCACAGCCATTGACAGCAAAGGTGATACTGACATAGGCTTCAATCTGTTGACAAGAATAATGACATAACTCTGATTAGCAAACAATACTGACTTCGTATGCATAATTGTTGCGTGCCACTCTCCTTTAGAATCCATCACATTAGCATCACCAGGCCCACCACCAATGAGTGCTGCAACAAGCCCGGCAGCCTCCGATGCAACACCCTCTGAACCATTTCTAAGCAAACCCATTATCCTTCCAACTGCTGCTGGAAAAGACATCACGTGTGATGCGGCACTTCTTGATGCAAGTAGTCGATGTAAACAAGCAATAAAACCCATCACAGTTGCAGCAGCTTTTGGTGACGGGGGTGGCAAAGGAGGAGATTCTGGAGGAAGATTTGAGGCCGCAGGAAGCATAGTAATCAAGGCCATCAAGGTAACCTCTGGCACTTCAATGTTTAAAGGCACACCAGTAAAAGGTATACATGCATTGAACTCCCTTATTCTTCGCCATAGTTTAGCTCTTGATCCAGGAATGGAACCACCTTCAGCAACAGCATCCTTGGCAGCAGCTGCTAAATGTTTCAAATGCATTGAAGCACTTTCAGCATCAGCAACTGGCTTTTGCTGACCATATTGCAAATAAACTCTTCCACAGGGAGGATCAATCCGGTGACCAGGCATTGTCAGCCTTGGCAATACAGGTATGGCACATTGACCCTGCACAAAACATCACCAAAAGTCAAAGATGCACTTAGACAATGCAGGATTTctttattttggaaaataaaaatataccatATAGCCATTTGCTTCAGTATGGTAAAATGTTTAAAATTGATATGAAGATTCTAAGCAATAAACTAGCAAATGAACTGCCATACTTTACTTCCATCTATACATGCCATAGTAGGAAAATTCTTAACCAAGATGAGATACATCTACCTACTTCAGTTTGAATTGCATCACGAACAGCTGCAAGTAAGCTATCGCGAGATGTGCTTGCATAAACCTACAATCAGTACCATACAAATGAGAAATTTCAGAGCATAAAATTTCATAATTGCAGTAGCATAACATCGCTTACATGGATAGGACATCCATCACTGAATTCAACTGCAAACATCTGGGGCTCTTCAGCAAACCGAACAAGGGCGCTTACTGAAGACAAAGGACGAACAGTAACAGCCTGCACACATCTAGTGAAAATTCTCAATATATGATATAAGCTTTCCAAGTAAAAATCATCTTACATGGAGATAGAAATGTACTGATATAAAGCAGTTCAGTCAGATACGTATAAAGACTACATAAAACTATTGATATACACAAAACTGTACATTAATTGAACTTGTATAAAACTTCCATTCTTCCATAAATTCTATTTTGCCCTGGACAAAAAAAGAATGATGCTTCTTGCTACATGACAACTTAAATATGTAGGCTCCTAACAATACACAAAATAGGGGGTCAAGAAATCTGCATGTACTTCAAATTATAAAAAGCTGATACTGTTTGTGTTATTCTAGATAAAATCAGAACTAAATTCCAGAAACTAGTTGTGCAACTCAATGCATACATTCTTGTGTCAGAAGTTGATAGATTTCCCAAAGCATTTACACACATTTTTCTATATTACTAGTTGTCTTAACAAATGCGTCACTTACTTCGTAATTCTCAGGACGCCTTTCCACGAGTGACACTTTTGTAAGAATGAGCTGTCGAGATACAGCATCACCATGTTCACCAAGTCCTCCTTTCGGACCAACTCCTAAGCTCAATCCTGGAACGTTCAGAGTTCCATGGGCAGCAGAACGCAACCTAGTTACAGACCAACCTCCCAAAGGGGTATCTTCGGCTCCAACTGCCTCTTTTGCTGCATTAGATTTATACGCTTAAGgttaaaaaaccaaaaaacaaaagaaactcACTACAGGCAATAAATAATTCAAATGTGGAAGGAAGATTAATGATGTCATAATTATAACTGGATACCCCTTTGTTTTATATACTCAGAGATTGTAAGAGTTTGGGAACTCTCCACAGACAAGGACAACCCAACAGTGGATTTTGCAGTTTTTGTCTGCAATAAAAATTACTCTGTTACTACTGCTGATATGTTAAGTTGTGTTACAAGACAATACATAAATCATCGcattatctcaatatcaaatggTAACATGAATTAAGATGCCAATATCTAGGAGAACAATTGTTTAGGCTTAAAGAACATCATCATACCAAGTTTGCAATAATAGCTGAATTAGTGCACCCAGAGGCAGCTTGGAAAGCTTTAGATTTCCTTCCATATAAAGGGCAAAGGATAAAACCACTCCCATGATCAACATTTTTCTTACCAAATGCATCACAAAGAATAATAATTGCAGGAGAATCCATGTCTCTAAAATCCAAGCACCAGCGAAGGTCACCAGATTTTGTGTCAATAAGTTCAACACCAACATAAGTTATCTTAAGTTTCTGTAAGTGTCAAGAATCATACAAAGATAATTAGTTTCACAGCATATacatttctttttctgtttttttctttgcatttttataCAGCGAAGCTCATCACACACTTTATCAAGCATATAAAAATTCAATCAGATTTTTAGAAAAGCATCAGcaactctctctttttttcttcccCCCCCCCCCTATCTTGTGCAATCCTANNNNNNNNNNNNNNNNNNNNNNNNNNNNNNNNNNNNNNNNNNNNNNNNNNNNNNNNNNNNNNNNNNNNNNNNNNNNNNNNNNNNNNNNNNNNNNNNNNNNNNNNNNNNNNNNNNNNNNNNNNNNNNNNNNNNNNNNNNNNNNNNNNNNNNNNNNNNNNNNNNNNNNNNNNNNNNNNNNNNNNNNNNNNNNNNNNNNNNNNNNNNNNNNNNNNNNNNNNNNNNNNNNNNNNNNNNNNNNNNNNNNNNNNNNNNNNNNNNNNNNNNNNNNNNNNNNNNNNNNNNNNNNNNNNNNNNNNNNNNNNNNNNNNNNNNNNNNNNNNNNNNNNNNNNNNNNNNNNNNNNNNNNNNNNNNNNNNNNNNNNNNNNNNNNNNNNNNNNNNNNNNNNNNNNNNNNNNNNNNNNNNNNNNNNNNNNNNNNNNNNNNNNNNNNNNNNNNNNNNNNNNNNNNNNNNNNNNNNNNNNNNNNNNNNNNNNNNNNNNNNNNNNNNNNNNNNNNNNNNNNNNNNNNNNNNNNNNNNNNNNNNNNNNNNNNNNNNNNNNNNNNNNNNNNNNNNNNNNNNNNNNNNNNNNNNNNNNNNNNNNNNNNNNNNNNNNNNNNNNNNNNNNNNNNNNNNNNNNNNNNNNNNNNNNNNNNNNNNNNNNNNNNNNNNNNNNNNNNNNNNNNNNNNNNNNNNNNNNNNNNNNNNNNNNNNNNNNNNNNNNNNNNNNNNNNNNNNNNNNNNNNNNNNNNNNNNNNNNNNNNNNNNNNNNNNNNNNNNNNNNNNNNNNNNNNNNNNNNNNNNNNNNNNNNNNNNNNNNNNNNNNNNNNNNNNNNNNNNNNNNNNNNNNNNNNNNNNNNNNNNNNNNNNNNNNNNNNNNNNNNNNNNNNNNNNNNNNNNNNNNNNNNNNNNNNNNNNNNNNNNNNNNNNNNNNNNNNNNNNNNNNNNNNNNNNNNNNNNNNNNNNNNNNNNNNNNNNNNNNNNNNNNNNNNNNNNNNNNNNNNNNNNNNNNNNNNNNNNNNNNNNNNNNNNNNNNNNNNNNNNNNNNNNNNNNNNNNNNNNNNNNNNNNNNNNNNNNNNNNNNNNNNNNNNNNNNNNNNNNNNNNNNNNNNNNNNNNNNNNNNNNNNNNNNNNNNNNNNNNNNNNNNNNNNNNNNNNNNNNNNNNNNNNNNNNNNNNNNNNNNNNNNNNNNNNNNNNNNNNNNNNNNNNNNNNNNNNNNNNNNNNNNNNNNNNNNNNNNNNNNNNNNNNNNNNNNNNNNNNNNNNNNNNNNNNNNNNNNNNNNNNNNNNNNNNNNNNNNNNNNNNNNNNNNNNNNNNNNNNNNNNNNNNNNNNNNNNNNNNNNNNNNNNNNNNNNNNNNNNNNNNNNNNNNNNNNNNNNNNNNNNNNNNNNNNNNNNNNNNNNNNNNNNNNNNNNNNNNNNNNNNNNNNNNNNNNNNNNNNNNNNNNNNNNNNNNNNNNNNNNNNNNNNNNNNNNNNNNNNNNNNNNNNNNNNNNNNNNNNNNNNNNNNNNNNNNNNNNNNNNNNNNNNNNNNNNNNNNNNNNNNNNNNNNNNNNNNTTCGGGGCCCGGGGCCTTCCCTCCCCCTAAATATAAAAATCGTTGTCGTCTAAATTACTTGAAAAATGCAAGACACGTTCACATCCTCAAACTTCACCATAACCAGCAGctaaaaatataaaacatatgACGACTAAAAACCAACAATCATACACCCTTCACCATCCCAATCAAGATGCAGCCATGCATTACACCATAAGTAGCAACCAAAACAGCGTGCCCAGAATAACTTACAAAAGGAACCCATTGAGACGCCCGCCGTCGAAGATGCAGCACCGGGAACTCAGCCACCGGCGCCAACCTATTCCACCTTATCCGATGCATCTCTGTCAGAATACTCGCCCTATACCTCGACGAGAACTTTATCGCCTTGAACTTCCCCCTTCCATCGGTTCTCACGCTCACACTGAACTCATTCGAATTATCGTCACGTCCAAGGACCGGCGCGGCACCCTCGAAATCAGTGGCGACGTCGTATGAGTTCGTAACAGAGAGCGAGGACGGGTCGAGCGTGACAATGGAGACGCTGGATACGCACAGTATCCGCTTATACCGGCCGCGCCAGGAGTGCTTCACGACCATGTACNNNNNNNNNNNNNNNNNNNNNNNNNNNNNNNNNNNNNNNNNNNNNNNNNNNNNNNNNNNNNNNNNNNNNNNNNNNNNNNNNNNNNNNNNNNNNNNNNNNNNNNNNNNNNNNNNNNNNNNNNNNNNNNNNNNNNNNNNNNNNNNNNNNNNNNNNNNNNNNNNNNNNNNNNNNNNNNNNNNNNNNNNNNNNNNNNNNNNNNNNNNNNNNNNNNNNNNNNNNNNNNNNNNNNNNNNNNNNNNNNNNNNNNNNNNNNNNNNNNNNNNNNNNNNNNNNNNNNNNNNNNNNNNNNNNNNNNNNNNNNNNNNNNNNNNNNNNNNNNNNNNNNNNNNNNNNNNNNNNNNNNNNNNNNNNNNNNNNNNNNNNNNNNNNNNNNNNNNNNNNNNNNNNNNNNNNNNNNNNNNNNNNNNNNNNNNNNNNNNNNNNNNNNNNNNNNNNNNNNNNNNNNNNNNNNNNNNNNNNNNNNNNNNNNNNNNNNNNNNNNNNNNNNNNNNNNNNNNNNNNNNNNNNNNNNNNNNNNNNNNNNNNNNNNNNNNNNNNNNNNNNNNNNNNNNNNNNNNNNNNNNNNNNNNNNNNNNNNNNNNNNNNNNNNNNNNNNNNNNNNNNNNNNNNNNNNNNNNNNNNNNNNNNNNNNNNNNNNNNNNNNNNNNNNNNNNNNNNNNNNNNNNNNNNNNNNNNNNNNNNNNNNNNNNNNNNNNNNNNNNNNNNNNNNNNNNNNNNNNNNNNNNNNNNNNNNNNNNNNNNNNNNNNNNNNNNNNNNNNNNNNNNNNNNNNNNNNNNNNNNNNNNNNNNNNNNNNNNNNNNNNNNNNNNNNNNNNNNNNNNNNNNNNNNNNNNNNNNNNNNNNNNNNNNNNNNNNNNNNNNNNNNNNNNNNNNNNNNNNNNNNNNNNNNNNNNNNNNNNNNNNNNNNNNNNNNNNNNNNNNNNNNNNNNNNNNNNNNNNNNNNNNNNNNNNNNNNNNNNNNNNNNNNNNNNNNNNNNNNNNNNNNNNNNNNNNNNNNNNNNNNNNNNNNNNNNNNNNNNNNNNNNNNNNNNNNNNNNNNNNNNNNNNNNNNNNNNNNNNNNNNNNNNNNNNNNNNNNNNNNNNNNNNNNNNNNNNNNNNNNNNNNNNNNNNNNNNNNNNNNNNNNNNNNNNNNNNNNNNNNNNNNNNNNNNNNNNNNNNNNNNNNNNNNNNNNNNNNNNNNNNNNNNNNNNNNNNNNNNNNNNNNNNNNNNNNNNNNNNNNNNNNNNNNNNNNNNNNNNNNNNNNNNNNNNNNNNNNNNNNNNNNNNNNNNNNNNNNNNNNNNNNNNNNNNNNNNNNNNNNNNNNNNNNNNNNNNNNNNNNNNNNNNNNNNNNNNNNNNNNNNNNNNNNNNNNNNNNNNNNNNNNNNNNNNNNNNNNNNNNNNNNNNNNNNNNNNNNNNNNNNNNNNNNNNNNNNNNNNNNNNNNNNNNNNNNNNNNNNNNNNNNNNNNNNNNNNNNNNNNNNNNNNNNNNNNNNNNNNNNNNNNNNNNNNNNNNNNNNNNNNNNNNNNNNNNNNNNNNNNNNNNNNNNNNNNNNNNNNNNNNNNNNNNNNNNNNNNNNNNNNNNNNNNNNNNNNNNNNNNNNNNNNNNNNNNNNNNNNNNNNNNNNNNNNNNNNNNNNNNNNNNNNNNNNNNNNNNNNNNNNNNNNNNNNNNNNNNNNNNNNNNNNNNNNNNNNNNNNNNNNNNNNNNNNNNNNNNNNNNNNNNNNNNNNNNNNNNNNNNNNNNNNNNNNNNNNNNNNNNNNNNNNNNNNNNNNNNNNNNNNNNNNNNNNNNNNNNNNNNNNNNNNNNNNNNNNNNNNNNNNNNNNNNNNNNNNNNNNNNNNNNNNNNNNNNNNNNNNNNNNNNNNNNNNNNNNNNNNNNNNNNNNNNNNNNNNNNNNNNNNNNNNNNNNNNNNNNNNNNNNNNNNNNNNNNNNNNNNNNNNNNNNNNNNNNNNNNNNNNNNNNNNNNNNNNNNNNNNNNNNNNNNNNNNNNNNNNNNNNNNNNNNNNNNNNNNNNNNNNNNNNNNNNNNNNNNNNNNNNNNNNNNNNNNNNNNNNNNNNNNNNNNNNNNNNNNNNNNNNNNNNNNNNNNNNNNNNNNNNNNNNNNNNNNNNNNNNNNNNNNNNNNNNNNNNNNNNNNNNNNNNNNNNNNNNNNNNNNNNNNNNNNNNNNNNNNNNNNNNNNNNNNNNNNNNNNNNNNNNNNNNNNNNNNNNNNNNNNNNNNNNNNNNNNNNNNNNNNNNNNNNNNNNNNNNNNNNNNNNNNNNNNNNNNNNNNNNNNNNNNNNNNNNACTCCCTTCACCATCCCAATCAAGATGCAGCCATGCATTACACCATAAGTAGCAACCAAAACAGCGTGCCCAGAATAACTTACAAAAGGAACCCATTGAGACGCCCGCCGTCGAAGATGCAGCACCGGGAACTCAGCCACCGGCGCCAACCTATTCCACCTTATCCGATGCATCTCTGTCAGAATACTCGCCCTATACAACTTTATCGACTTTATCGCCTTGAACTTCCCCCTTCCATCGGTTCTCACGCTCACACTGAACTCATTCGAATTATCGTCACGTCCAAGGGCACCCTCGACGGAGGACGAGCGCGCGGCGACAACGCCAGCGGAGGCAGATTCCATGATGGGCGGAGGACGGAGGTGGACGGGGCGGTTGAGATCGGAGGCGTAGCGGGTTACGGATTCGACCTGGGGGAGGTAGGCGAGAGTGGGGACACGTGGCGCATGCTGAAGGCTGCTGAGGAAGGACCAGAATCCCTGCTGCTGATGCTGCTGCTGCCGCGAGGAGTAGTACAATAGTGCTGCCGCCTCCGCCGGGGTTCGGTGAGGCCGAGACTGATTCGCCCCCAGCTCTGAAAATTTGGGGAGAGAGATTTTACATTCAATTCGGTCGTTTTCAGATCGAATCGAAAACCCTAACTAATCTGCGATTGGTTCAGCGAATGCGAAAATAATCCGAATCGGAATTACGGGACTGGAGAATAAGAGCGGATGTTTATGCAGGTGAATCAGAGAAACCGCATGGCGAAAATTGAATCCAAGATAGAGATCAAGGAGAAGTTTGGCCGAAACGGAgcgaaagagagagagagtagtgGAAAGAGGGAAGGATAGCGATGATCCCACGGACCGCATCTGACTACTTAGGATGACGTGGCGTGCTCTTATTTGTTAACACCGAAACCGACTTTCGGAGTTAATACTTTCACATTTTGTgatatttcattttaatttacatttactgttaagaaggaaaaaaaaagaatttacacCTATTAATAAGTTATAATTCAAATGGTATTAGTTTTTCATATTCATTTAAGANNNNNNNNNNNNNNNNNNNNNNNNNNNNNNNNNNNNNNNNNNNNNNNNNNNNNNNNNNNNNNNNNNNNNNNNNNNNNNNNNNNNNNNNNNNNNNNNNNNNNNNNNNNNNNNNNNNNNNNNNNNNNNNNNNNNNNNNNNNNNNNNNNNNNNNNNNNNNNNNNNNNNNNNNNNNNNNNNNNNNNNNNNNNNNNNNNNNNNNNNNNNNNNNNNNNNNNNNNNNNNNNNNNNNNNNNNNNNNNNNNNNNNNNNNNNNNNNNNNNNNNNNNNNNNNNNNNNNNNNNNNNNNNNNNNNNNNNNNNNNNNNNNNNNNNNNNNNNNNNNNNNNNNNNNNNNNNNNNNNNNNNNNNNNNNNNNNNNNNNNNNNNNNNNNNNNNNNNNNNNNNNNNNNNNNNNNNNNNNNNNNNNNNNNNNNNNNNNNNNNNNNNNNNNNNNNNNNNNNNNNNNNNNNNNNNNNNNNNNNNNNNNNNNNNNNNNNNNNNNNNNNNNNNNNNNNNNNNNNNNNNNNNNNNNNNNNNNNNNNNNNNNNNNACAAAtacattataaataaataattatgtaaacgaataataaaaattacttcATAGGTTACGTCATTAATTTCTTTAACTATATTGTAAGaaaaatatcaataaattatcgttaaaaaaataaaatagtcaAAAGTTGCAAATTCTTATACAATTCTTATAAAcacataaatataataaaacaCCAAAAGAgtaacatataaatataataaacatataGCATAATAAGTCAAGGAGAACAAAAATTTATACAAATCTGCCAAACCAGATTCTGGTTCAAGAATTCACCAAAACATGTTTCTATGTAATTCGAAACAGTGCAATTCGAACTCCAAATTCATATAATTTGAATCAACATGATTCGAACTACGTTGACATGCACACACCCATGTAATTCGAATCCATCTTATTCGAATTACACACTAATAGTAATTCAAATCAGAGTGATCCTAAGTAATTCGAATTTGACTGATTCGAATTATTCATGGTAAAATTTGAATTatactgttaaaaaattaataatttattaaaaaaattaataatttaaaaattaaaaaaatatatattttatttcatacgttaaaaaaaagctaaaaatTTAAAGATACAACTAATTAGCTATATTAACTGCATAGCC contains the following coding sequences:
- the LOC107630420 gene encoding dnaJ homolog subfamily C GRV2 isoform X3, which gives rise to MHRIRWNRLAPVAEFPVLHLRRRASQWVPFTKTAKSTVGLSLSVESSQTLTISEYIKQRAKEAVGAEDTPLGGWSVTRLRSAAHGTLNVPGLSLGVGPKGGLGEHGDAVSRQLILTKVSLVERRPENYEAVTVRPLSSVSALVRFAEEPQMFAVEFSDGCPIHVYASTSRDSLLAAVRDAIQTEGQCAIPVLPRLTMPGHRIDPPCGRVYLQYGQQKPVADAESASMHLKHLAAAAKDAVAEGGSIPGSRAKLWRRIREFNACIPFTGVPLNIEVPEVTLMALITMLPAASNLPPESPPLPPPSPKAAATVMGFIACLHRLLASRSAASHVMSFPAAVGRIMGLLRNGSEGVASEAAGLVAALIGGGPGDANVMDSKGEWHATIMHTKSVLFANQSYVIILVNRLKPMSVSPLLSMAVVEVLEAMICDPLGETTQYNVFVELLRQVAGLKRRLFALFGHPAESVRETVAVIMRSIAEEDAIAAESMREASLRDGALLRHLLHAFFLPAGERREVSRQLVALWADSYQPALELLSRILPPGLVAYLHTRSDGVQDEETNQEESSIGRRKRRLLQQRKSRIGRGLTSQEQPFASANNFDVSDSGRQTGSAIIRGSDNYHRAALEPSSGQASDIQSSVVHTNENLSSGSPTAVTQNGYSTVVASATCPSANSNEAKVPDLSNSVDPDGNAVGLQNADVPAPAQVVVENTPVGSGRLLCNWPEFWRAFGLDHNRADLIWNERTRQELRESLQAEVHKLDVEKERTEDIVPGGAILEMATGIENVPQISWNYAEFSVRYPSLSKEVCVGQYYLRLLLESGSGGRAQDFPLRDPDAFFRALYHRFLCDADTGLTVDGAVPDELGASDDWCDMGRLDGFGGGGGSSVRELCARAMAIVYEQHYKTVGPFSGTAHITVLLDRTDDRALRHRLLFLLKALMKDLANVEACVLVGGCVLAVDLLTVVHEASERTAIPLQSNLIAATAFMEPLKEWMYIDREGAQIGPVEKDAIRRLWSKKAIDWTTRCWASGMLDWKKLRDIRELRWALALRVPVLTPPQVGDAALSILHSMVSAHSDLDDAGEIVTPTPRVKRILSSPRCLPHIAQAILSGEPSIVEAAAALLKAIVTRNPKAMIRLYSTGAFYFALAYPGSNLLSIGQLFAVTHVHQAFHGGEEAAVSTSLPLAKRSVLGGLLPESLLYVLERSGPAAFAAAMVSDSDTPEIIWTHKMRAENLIRQVLQHLGDFPQKLSQHCHVLYDYAPMPPVTYPELRDEMWCHRYYLRNLCDEIRFPNWPIVEHVEFLQSLLVMWREELTRKPMDLSEEAACKILEISLEDVSGDDVNKKHSSEVSDETSSLSKQIENIDEEKLKRQYRKLAMKYHPDKNPEGREKFLAIQKAYERLQATMQGLQGPQPWRLLLLLKGQCILYRRYGDILEPFKYAGYPMLLSAVTVDKDDNNFLSSDRAPLLVAASELVWLTCASSSLNGEELVRDGGVQLLATLLSRCMYVVQPSTPGNEPSAIIVTNIMRTFSVLSQFEAARSEILEFSGLVPDIVHCTEFELVPGAVDAALQTIANVSVSSELQDALLRAGVLWYLLPLLLQYDATAEEPDATESHGVGASVQIAKNMHAIRAAQALSRLSGLCGDESSTPYNWSAANALRVLLTPKLSSMLRDQLPKDLLSKLNANLESPEIIWNSSTRGELLKFVDQQRAAQGPDGSYDIRDSHDFAYKALSKELFIGNVYLRVYNDQPEFEISEPEAFCVALVDFISYVVHNHPFEDADQYVDGISSPAQNYEDAVDGFVSEQPVLDNSSTISEEQVVGKEEAELVRSLRSALISLQNLLTNNPNLASIFSNKDKLLPLFECFSVPETSNSNIPQLCLGVLSLLTAHAPCLQAMVADGSSLLVLLQMLHSSPSCREGALHVLYALASTPELAWAAAKHGGVVYILELLLPLKEEIPLQQRAMAASLLGKLVGQPMHGPRVAITLARFLPDGLVSVIRDGPGEAVVVALEQTTETPELVWTPAMAASLSAQISTMASELYREQVKGRVVDWDVPEQASGQQEMRDEPQVGGIYVRLFLKDPKFPLRNPKRFLEGLLDQYLSSIAATHYDTQAVDPELPLLLSAALVSLLRVHPALADHVGYLGYVPKLVAAVAFEGRRETMSSGDANIGKNADKTYDPDNGSTEHTQTPQERVRLSCLRVLHQLAASTTCAEAMAATSVGTPQVVPLLMKAIGWQGGSILALETLKRVVVAGNRARDALVAQGLKVGLVEVLLGLLDWRAGGRNGFCSQMNWNESEASIGRVLAIEVLHAFATEGAHCTKVREILNNSDVWSAYKDQRHDLFLPSNAQSAAAGIAGLIENSSSSRLTYALTAPPLQSSTSRPPPSSTSDFHGKQELS